CGAGTGTACCGTCAAAGGCGGTCGCGAAGGCACCGGCGTGGACGTCGTCGAGTGGTCCCGCGAAGCTGAGTCCCGTGGCGCCGGCGAACTGTTCATCAACTCCATCGACACCGACGGCACGAAAGACGGCTACGACATTCCACTGACGAAGGCCGTCTGCGACAACGTCTCGACGCCCGTCATCGCCTCCTCGGGATGCGGCGGTCCCGAAGACATGTACGAAGTGTTCACCGAAGCGGGCGCTGACGCCGGTCTCGCAGCCTCTATCTTCCACTTCGACGAGTACTCCATCCGCGACGTGAAGGAGTACCTCGACGAACACGGCGTTCCGGTCCGTCTGTAAGCCCCCACAGACCCGTTTCTCGGTCGTGCACCGCCAGCGCAGTCGGAACCAATCTTCACCATCCCTGCGGACGTATCTCTCGCCTGATGACCGACGACTCCTGGCGCACAGAACTCCTCCAGCACCGCGAACAGAAAGATCGCTATTTCGCTCGGGACAGGCACTCGCCGATTCCACCCGACCAGCGCGGGTTGTTCGACGGCCTGTCGTACTTCGACCCGGACCCAGAGCTCCAGTTCGAACTCGAACTACAGGAGTACGACGACCCCGAGACGATTACCATCGGAACCTCGACAGACGGCGAACGCGACTATCTCGTCTGGGGGCACTTCGACTTCGAACTCGACGGGAAGACGTACTCGCTCGACGCCTACCGGACGACTCCCGGCGAAGACCGACTCTGGGTTCCGTTCCGTGACGAGACGAACACGAAGGAGACGTACGGTGCCGGCAGATACCTCGACCTCGACGCGGGCGACCGAACCGACGACGGTCGGTGGAGTGTCGACTTCAACTACGCGTACAGTCCGTCCTGTGCGTACTCACCGCAGTTCGAATGTCCACTCGTCCCGATGGAGAACTGGCTGCAAGTCCGCATCGAGGCCGGTGAGAAAGACTACGACGGTCCCGCAGAGTCAGACAGTGGCCACGGCGCGCACGGGCACGGACACGCCGACTGAGGGACCGGGTCGGGGTCTCACAGCCGGACAGCCAGCAGGCTCACAGCGCGCGAAAGCGAAGAAGAGAGAAACGCTAGATTACGCGTCGATTCCGGCTTCGTAGGCTGCCGTGAAGTTGTCGGCAGTGTCCTGAACGCCGCGAGCGGCCTCGGCGAGTGCGTCGAGTGGGTCGACGCCCGCTTTGGTCTTGATAGAGAGCACGGGGTCCGTCTGGCCACCGGACTGCTCGGGGTTCACGTCGTACGTCGCCGCAGTGATGCTCTCGGTCTGGAGGAGTTCACCCTTCAACACGTTCATGAAGGTGTGGTCCTCGCCGCCGATTTCGATGCGGAGTTCCTCGTCGGTCTTGTCGATGACCCGCAGTTCCATGGCTCTTCGTTCCGTCCAGCGGCGTTTTAACGTTTCGTCTCGGGTACAGGGACGAGTTCGTCCACGTCGACATCGCCACCAGTCGTGGCGTACAGGTTCCCGTCCTGCTCGACGACGCCTTCGGCGACGAGGTGGTCGAGGTGCGCGAACGCCTCGCCGGGGCCGTGGAGGATGTGGATGGCAGAGAGGTCACCGAACAGGTGTGCACTCACCGTCCACGCGTCGGCCGGTCCGTGCTCGTCGAGAACCGAGAGGACGCGTTCGGTCCGTTCGCGGTGGTGCTCGGCGATGACGCGCGCACGACCTGCAGGGTCGTCGATTGGGTCGCGGTGGCCCGGCCACACGCGAGCGAAGTCGAGGTCGGCGACTCGGGCGAGACTGTCGAGGTAGGTTTCGAGCGGGCGGTCGACACGGAGGTCCGCGCCGCCGACGTTCGGCGTGTACTTCGGCAGAATCACGTCGCCGACGAACGCTTCGCGGCCCTCGTCGCCGTCGAAGGCGAACGCACTCAAGCCGGCGGCGTGGCCGGGGAGGTGGACGACTTCGAGTTCGCCGTCACCGGCGGCGATTCGGTCACCATCGTGAACGCGCGTCACGTCGACGTCCTCTCCCTGGAGGTCGACGTGGCGGTCGAGGAAGGAGGTCACTTCTTCGAGCGGTTCGTCCGGAATTCCCCACTCTTCGAACCGTCGTTCGCGGATATCGCGCTCGTCGGCGATGGCCGCGGGGTCGCCTGCGACGATGCCAGCGTCGTCTTCGTGGACGTACACTTCGGCGCCGCTCTCAGACTGGAGTTCACCTGCAAGTCCGGTGTGGTCGGCGTGCCAGTGGGTGAGTACGATGGCTTCGAGGTCGGACACGTCGTACCCGACGGTCGCGAGGCCATCGCTGAGGTCCTGACGGACCGAATCTGTCGCCACACCGACGTCGACGAGCGTCGGTCGGTCACCCGGGATGAGATAGGCGTTGTTCAACCCTTCGAAGACGGTGTTGCCCAGCCGAATTCGTTCCATGTCGCCACCTGGCCGTCGAGGTTCATGATTATTCCGAAGGAACCCGGCGGCGGAGGCGGGGTCGTCCGACTCGCCCGGTACATTCAAAACCCATCCTCACATCGGTTCGCACGTCGAATGCCGGTGGACTTCTACGAACTCCTCGGGGTCGAACGCGACGCCGAGAAGAGCGAGATCAAGCAGGCCTTCCGTCAGATGGCGCGGGAGTATCACCCCGACGTCAACGACGACGAACGAGCCACAGCACAGTTCACCGTCGTCAGGAAGGCCTACGAAGTTCTCACTGACAGCGCCGAGCGAGCAGACTACGACCGCTTGGGGCACCGGACCTACGTCGAAAAGCGCCTCGATGGCCTGAACAAGTTCAAGTTCCCCGGACAGGCCGGCAACGGGGGGACGTCGACAGAGTCCACGTCGTCGTCCTCGTCGTCTCGTTCTTCGACGGCTTCGTCGTCGCGCTCGACTCGCACGTCATCCTCCCGAACATCGTCCTCCCGAACGTCGTCCACTGGGTCTACGTCGTCGTCCACTCGGTCGTCGGGTGGCTCATCTTCGCGGCGAACCACGTCATCGCGGTCTACGTCCTCGAATCGCTCGTCTTCCGGTTCCTCTACGCGCACGTCGAGTCGGACGAGTAGCTCCACACGGTCACGGTCGTCCGGGAGTTCCAGTCGGTCGAACACCACGACGAGTGGGTCGTCCCGTTCGTCGTCTCGAACGTCTCGGAACCGGACGTCGACTGGCCCGTCACGAACCGGCGGGTCGGGAACGACGAGTCGGTTCCAGCGGGAACAACGACAGTCCGATACGACGACCCAAGAAGAGAGCGGACCACAGCCACTGTGGTACGGCTGGGGCGTCTCGCTCGTCGCCTTAGTCGCGTACTTCGGCGGCCTCGGGTGGTACCTTGCCACCGATGGATACGCCTTCGTGACAGCACTCGTCTCGATAGACACCGCTGCGCCCGTCCCGGCGCTCCTCGCGGCATCGCCCCTGTCGCTGCCGAGTCTGGCCGCACTGCAAGCAGCAGCCTCGTCGTCTGTATCCACCTTGCTCTTGCCGAGCGCCGGCCTCCTTCCGGGGGCCGCACTTCTCCTCGCGGTCACATTACTCGTCGTCGTCGCCCGATTCGGCCACTCGTGGACGACGTGGCTCTACGCGCTCGCGGCCACCGTTCCAGTGGTGATTCTCGCTGCAGGTGCAGTCGGTGTCCCCCGTCCGCTCGTGGTCGACCTCGTCGGCCTCGTCGCCGTCCCGCTCCTCGGTGCCGGTGGCTTCATCGTCGACGCCGGTCGGTACCTCTTCGCGACTCGGTGAGTTCGTCCGGGTCTCAGGTCGCTCGTCGAACTACCACGGTTTTTGTCGTCTGAGTGCGAGGTTCAGCTATGAGTTCGCTCGGCGACAGCGTCAGGCGATTTCGTCTCCGTGGAGCAAACGCATATCTCGTCGTCGACGGGGACAGCACTGTACTCGTCGACGCCGGTACTCCGTGGGACCGCGGTAGACTCTTGGCTGGCCTCGCAGACTCGGGCCTCGACGCGGGTGATGTAGACCGCGTCCTCTTGACGCACTACGACCTCGACCACGTCGGGACACTCGCGACACTCGGCCTTCGAGAAGACGTGCCGATTCACGTCGCAGCGCCTGATGCGTCGTATCTGACCGGTCAGTCGAAGCCACCACTCCGGTCACACAAAGGCGCACTCCAGCGCCTCAGTGCACCACTCCTCGACCGGCCGACGAACCCAGTCGAGGTCGTCTCTGACGGCGACGAAATCGGTGGGTTCACCGCGTACAGAACACCCGGGCATACGCCCGGTCACACCGCGTTCGTCCACAGACGACACGGTGTGGCCTTCGTCGGCGACATGATGCGCGAGCGTGACGGTAAACTCGCCCCGATGCCGTGGGTGGTTGCCGCCGATGCGGCGGAGAACCGACGAAGTATCCGCGAGTTCGTCGCTCGCTGCCCTCCAGTCGACGTGGTGGCGATGGGACACGGCGACCCGATACGTGAGTACGGGTACGGGTCGCTGAAGCGACTCGCCGACCGTGTTTGAAATCTCACTCAGCTAATACTTTTCTCCGCTGGTGGCGTCGATTCTAGTATGAAGGACTCCTCCAGGCGGGCGTTTCTCAAAGGGGGCAGCGCTCTCGGTGTCGCAGTGCTTGCAGGGTGTGCTGCGCCCACGATAGAGGCGCGAGAAGAAGAGACACGAGTCGTCTCACCGGCCGGATTCGACGCGTTGGAGATTCGCAACATCAACGGAAGCGTTACTGTCGAACCGTGGGCCGGAGACGATGTCGAGGTTCGTATCATCAAACAGGGGTTCTTCACCGAAGACCTCGACTCGGCAGAGGTCGACATCGGTGGGAGTGACACGCTCACCATCGCCCGAATCGTCCGCGACGAAGAACCGGGCCTCGTCGTCGTCTCATTCGACGTCCGTGTCCCTGCTGCGTTTCCAGTTACCCACGCCTCTACGTCGAATGGGTTCGTCGACATCAGAGGCACGGTCGGTGACCTCGAAGTTCGAGCGACGAACGGAAAAATCGACGTTCGGGACATCGACGGGTTCGTCTCGCTGGCGACCAGCAACGGGAAGGTCACAGCGTTCGACATCGGTGGCATGGATGGTGCGCGCACGACGAATGGGGGTATTGAGGTAGACGTGCCCGCGATTCGCGGCGACACAGCGATCGAATCATCGAACGGGGAGATTACCACCGCACTTGCAGGCGATTTGAATGCCGAACTCGTCGCACAGACATCGACTGGGTCGGTCGACGTGAGTCGTCTCTCACTTTCTGAAAGTACCGTCTCACGCACGCGGGTCACGGGGACACTCGGTACAGGAGGGCCGACGCTCACCGTGTCGACGACTAACGGAAATATCGAGCTATCGCTCTTGTCGGAGTAAAGAGCGGGGACCGCGGCCGAGCGCGAATCCCCGGACTGACCAAGCCACTGCGAGGAGCACCAATCTCACAGTTGCCTGACGCGCCCGGCGGAAATGAATCGAACCACGCGCGTCAACACCACGTATGGTGCTTGTTGTAAAAAGTCCTTGGTTATCGCCAATTAGAACCACGCCCTCCAGAACGACTGGATAAATATGCTCTTATGTGAGTCATTTCACCAATAGAAGTGAACGTTTCAAAACCTTCATGGTTGTTACTGGACGAACGAACGGCAGAATCGTGAAGAATTCAGAGAATCGAACGACGGAAGTCGAGAGTATAAAATTCCAGACTACCTGACGAGATACGGGTCGTCGCCAGGAATGAACCGACCGAGGTCGGATTCGCGGCGGAAGTCTGTCGACTGGAGGGTCATGAGGCCGGCAACGAGTTCGTCGTGGTCGTCGTCGTCCCACTCGAGTGGGTCTTTGATGGGGACTACGAGAAATCCACTGCCACGAATCTCTTGTCCGTGGAGCGATTCCATGTCGATATCTGTCTTCCACCCGACTGAGGTGTAGTTGTTCAAGACGTGTTCTGTCGCAACTGCGCCGACGGGGAGGAGAACGTGGGCGGCAATTGCTCGGAGTTCGGCGTCGAAGAACCGCTCCATGTCAGTGTAGTCGTGCGCGGTCGGCGCCCCATCTGGGACACACATGTGCAGATACGACATGAACGTCTTGTCCACTACTGGTTCGTCGCCCGTCGTCTCCAAGAGCCCCGAATCTTCGAGCGCTGCTTGGAGTTGCTTGCCTGCGTCGTTCGTAAACGGCGTCCCGGCGTCGACGCCACCGTGGACGCCGGGGTGGTCACCGATGACGTGAAAGTCAGCGTTGGCGTCGCCGTAGCCGGGGACGAACCGGTCACACGACGGGCGCATGTCGAACGGATTGCTCGTGCGGTCGGTTACGTTCCTCACGATAGGTTCTGAGGCGTCGGTCGATAAAGAAGACGTGGTTCGCTCCGAAATTGGACACGAACGAGCGTGAGCAACCCGCTCGCGTCCGTCAGAGTTCGACGCCAGAGGGGATGAGACTCCGGCCACGAAGCAGTCCGCCGTCTGCATCGTAGACGAGGAACATCGACTTCTCGAACGTCGCGAAGTGCTCGCCTTCGATGGCCACGTCGACGCGGTAGTGTCCGTCCTCGTCGTCTGAGTGTCGGCCGTACTCGCGGGCTGCGCCGATGAACGTCAGTACGTCGACCGCGTCGGCGTTGAGTTCGAGGACGTAGTCACCGGTCAATCGGTCTGTTACACTCACGACGCCTCGTGTTTCGGGGTCGTTGATTGGCCCTTGGAGACGCAAAGCTACGTCTAAGTCCTCGGCAGCGAGGACGTCGCCACCAGGAGCGGAGAATCGTTCTCGGAGGTCCTCGGGTGGGCCATAAAAGTCGATAGAAACCGTCGGTTGGCGAGGAGGCTCGTCCTCCTCGTACCAATCGACGTCGCGAACGTCGAGTTCAAAGTAGTCACGCCGCATTCCGTACGCGTACTACTATTGCGCGGCCTATTAACGTGACGCCCACACACA
The genomic region above belongs to Haloferax marinisediminis and contains:
- a CDS encoding DUF1684 domain-containing protein, with amino-acid sequence MTDDSWRTELLQHREQKDRYFARDRHSPIPPDQRGLFDGLSYFDPDPELQFELELQEYDDPETITIGTSTDGERDYLVWGHFDFELDGKTYSLDAYRTTPGEDRLWVPFRDETNTKETYGAGRYLDLDAGDRTDDGRWSVDFNYAYSPSCAYSPQFECPLVPMENWLQVRIEAGEKDYDGPAESDSGHGAHGHGHAD
- a CDS encoding DNA-directed RNA polymerase subunit L produces the protein MELRVIDKTDEELRIEIGGEDHTFMNVLKGELLQTESITAATYDVNPEQSGGQTDPVLSIKTKAGVDPLDALAEAARGVQDTADNFTAAYEAGIDA
- a CDS encoding MBL fold metallo-hydrolase, translated to MERIRLGNTVFEGLNNAYLIPGDRPTLVDVGVATDSVRQDLSDGLATVGYDVSDLEAIVLTHWHADHTGLAGELQSESGAEVYVHEDDAGIVAGDPAAIADERDIRERRFEEWGIPDEPLEEVTSFLDRHVDLQGEDVDVTRVHDGDRIAAGDGELEVVHLPGHAAGLSAFAFDGDEGREAFVGDVILPKYTPNVGGADLRVDRPLETYLDSLARVADLDFARVWPGHRDPIDDPAGRARVIAEHHRERTERVLSVLDEHGPADAWTVSAHLFGDLSAIHILHGPGEAFAHLDHLVAEGVVEQDGNLYATTGGDVDVDELVPVPETKR
- a CDS encoding molecular chaperone DnaJ, coding for MTALVSIDTAAPVPALLAASPLSLPSLAALQAAASSSVSTLLLPSAGLLPGAALLLAVTLLVVVARFGHSWTTWLYALAATVPVVILAAGAVGVPRPLVVDLVGLVAVPLLGAGGFIVDAGRYLFATR
- a CDS encoding MBL fold metallo-hydrolase, with product MSSLGDSVRRFRLRGANAYLVVDGDSTVLVDAGTPWDRGRLLAGLADSGLDAGDVDRVLLTHYDLDHVGTLATLGLREDVPIHVAAPDASYLTGQSKPPLRSHKGALQRLSAPLLDRPTNPVEVVSDGDEIGGFTAYRTPGHTPGHTAFVHRRHGVAFVGDMMRERDGKLAPMPWVVAADAAENRRSIREFVARCPPVDVVAMGHGDPIREYGYGSLKRLADRV
- a CDS encoding DUF4097 family beta strand repeat-containing protein, with the protein product MKDSSRRAFLKGGSALGVAVLAGCAAPTIEAREEETRVVSPAGFDALEIRNINGSVTVEPWAGDDVEVRIIKQGFFTEDLDSAEVDIGGSDTLTIARIVRDEEPGLVVVSFDVRVPAAFPVTHASTSNGFVDIRGTVGDLEVRATNGKIDVRDIDGFVSLATSNGKVTAFDIGGMDGARTTNGGIEVDVPAIRGDTAIESSNGEITTALAGDLNAELVAQTSTGSVDVSRLSLSESTVSRTRVTGTLGTGGPTLTVSTTNGNIELSLLSE
- a CDS encoding uracil-DNA glycosylase family protein yields the protein MRNVTDRTSNPFDMRPSCDRFVPGYGDANADFHVIGDHPGVHGGVDAGTPFTNDAGKQLQAALEDSGLLETTGDEPVVDKTFMSYLHMCVPDGAPTAHDYTDMERFFDAELRAIAAHVLLPVGAVATEHVLNNYTSVGWKTDIDMESLHGQEIRGSGFLVVPIKDPLEWDDDDHDELVAGLMTLQSTDFRRESDLGRFIPGDDPYLVR
- a CDS encoding DUF5793 family protein; this translates as MRRDYFELDVRDVDWYEEDEPPRQPTVSIDFYGPPEDLRERFSAPGGDVLAAEDLDVALRLQGPINDPETRGVVSVTDRLTGDYVLELNADAVDVLTFIGAAREYGRHSDDEDGHYRVDVAIEGEHFATFEKSMFLVYDADGGLLRGRSLIPSGVEL